CATTCTTCGGTGGTGATCAGTGTGCCTTCGCCATCCACGTGGATCGAGCCGCCTTCGAGCACGAAGCCTTCGGTGCGGTAACGCTGGCTGCGCTCGATCTCAAGGATCTTGCCGCCCACTTGCGAGTCACGGTTCCACGGCGAATACAGGCCACCGTCGAATCCGCCCCAGGCGTTGAAGTCCCAGTTCACGCCGCGGACTTCACCGCTGTTATTGATGACAAAGGTTGGGCCGGTATCGCGAACCCAGGCGTCGTCACTGGACATTTCAACGACGCGGATATTCGGCACGTCCAGGCGGGTGCGGGCGTTTTCGTACTGGCCGGCGGAAACCGCTACGGTCACCGGTTCGAAACGTGCAATGGCTTTAGCCACCGCGACGTGCGCGGCTTGCGCCGGTTTGCCACCCAGGCGCCAGTTGTCCGGGCGCTCGGGCCAGACCATCCAGGTCTGGGTTTGGGGTGCCCACTCGGCCGGCATGTAGAAGCCGTCTGCGCGAGGGGTGCTGTTCAAAGTGGTCATGTCGATCAGGACTCCAGGGTACCGTCGAGGGTTTTCAGCGCGCTGTACAGGTTCGGACGACGGTCACGGAACGAGCCCCACGCGCTACGGATGTGTTCCAGTTGGTCGAGGTCGAAGGTGTGAACCAGAATGCCTTCTTCGGTTTCATTGAGTTCCTGCACCTTCTCGCCGAACTGGTTGGCGATGAACGACGAACCATAAAAGGTAATGTCATAGCCGTCTTGTTCTTCGTTGCCGATGCGGTTACTGGCGATCAGCGGCATCAGGTTAGCGCCGGCGTGGCCCTGTTGCACGCGTTGCCAATGATCACGGGACGAAATGGTCTTGTCGTGCGGCTCGCTGCCGATGGCGGTCGGGTAGAACAGAATCTCCGCGCCTTGCAGCGCCATGCTGCGCGCGGCCTCGGGAAACCACTGGTCCCAGCAGATACCCACGCCGATTTTTGCGTATCGGGTGTTCCACACTTTGAAACCGGTGTCGCCCGGGTTGAAGTAGTACTTTTCGTGGTAGCCAGGACCGTCCGGGATGTGGCTTTTCCGATAAATCCCGAGGTTGCTGCCGTCGGCGTCGATGATCGCGATGCTGTTGAAACGTGCGCGGCCCGCCAGTTCATAAAAACTGATCGGCAGCACCACTTGCAATTCCTTGGCGACTTTCTGGAAATGCTTGATGGCGACGTTGTCTTCGACCGTCGTGGCCAGTTGCAGGTAATCCGGATTTGGTTTCTGGCAAAAATACGGTGCTTCGAACAGTTCCTGGATCAGGATGATCTGTGCTCCTTTGGCAGCAGCTTCGCGGACCAGCCTTTCAGCGACTTCGATATTGCCTTCAAGGTCCCAGGAACAGGCCATCTGAGTGGCGGCGACGGTAACGTTACGGCTCATGAATCATCTCCGGGCAAGTGCGTGACGGTCGGGCATGGTTGATCCACGCCCTAGCATTGGCGACTTTATAGCCGATAAATATCGGCTTTAGAAGCTATAGAAATGCATTCCGTCTAAATTTACACACTTAATCCCGATAACAATCGAGTTCTATTCACCATTCCTGTGAGAGCGAGCCTGCTCGCGAAAGGGGTGGCTCAGTCAACGTCAATGGTACCTGTACGACTGAATTCGCGAGCAGGCTCGCTCACACAGGTTTATGCGTTCAGAGATCCTCCGCGAGCACACTTGAGAGCATGTCGACAAAGAAATCCACACTCCGGCGCGAGGTCACCATCGGCGGTTTGATCTTGAGGACGTTCAGGTAATCGCCGGTCGGTTGCATGAAAATCCCCAATTCGCGCAAGCGGTCGCACAACGCCGTGGTTTCTTCGGTTGCCGGCTCGAGGGTTTCGCGGTTGCGGATCAACTCCACACCCAGGTAGAACCCGGAACCATGCACCGCGCCCACCAACGGATGAATATCGATCAGCGCTTCAAGACGCTCCTTGAAATATCCGCCAACGATCTGAGCGTTTTCCCAGAGCTTCTCCTCTTCCATCACATCCAGCACCGCCATGCCGATCTGGCAGCTCACCGGACTGCCCCCGGCCGACGAGAAGAAATACCCCTCGGCCTCCAGCGCCTCGGCGATTTCGCGGCGGGTGATCACCGCGCCCAGCGGCTGGCCATTGCCCATGCCCTTGGCCATGGTGATGATGTCCGGTACCACGCCTTGCTCTTCGAAGCCCCAGAAGAAATGGCCCATGCGCCCGTAGCCCACTTGCACTTCGTCGGCGATGCACACGCCGCCCTGGGCGCGAACCATGGCGTACACCTGCTGCAAGTAACCCGGCGGCAGCGAAATACCACCGGCATTGCCGTACACCGGTTCGCAGATGAAACCTGCCAACTGGCGTTTTTGCTCGGCGATTTTCGCCAGATTGTGTTCCACGCTGCGCACGTAATCCGGCGCACTGTCCGGGCCGCGGAATTCACCGCGATAGGTGTTCGGCGCAATCACCGGGTGCACCCAGTCCGGGCGGCTGCTCAAGGCTTTGGGGTTGTCGGCGATCGAGGTCGAGACCGCATCCGCGCCGACCGTCCAGCCGTGATAAGCCTCCAGCACGCTGAGCATGTCGCGCCCGCCGCTGAAGGCCCACGCCAGGCGGATCGCCAAGTCATTGGCCTCGCTGCCGCTGTTGACCAGGAACACGCGGTCCATGGAGTCCGGCGCCAGCTTCAGCAAACGTTCGGAAAATTCGGCAACGGCGGCGTAGTTGAACCGCGAATTGGTGTTGAGCAGCGACCACTGGCGGCTGGCGACCGCCGACATGCGTGGATGGCCGTGGCCGAGCACCGCGACGTTGTTGAGCATGTCGAGATAGGAGCGGCCCTGCATATCGATCAGGTGGTTGCGCCAGCCGCGCTCGATGCGCGGCGGATCGACGTAGTAGTGTTTTTGCGT
The Pseudomonas sp. MYb327 DNA segment above includes these coding regions:
- the aguB gene encoding N-carbamoylputrescine amidase, encoding MSRNVTVAATQMACSWDLEGNIEVAERLVREAAAKGAQIILIQELFEAPYFCQKPNPDYLQLATTVEDNVAIKHFQKVAKELQVVLPISFYELAGRARFNSIAIIDADGSNLGIYRKSHIPDGPGYHEKYYFNPGDTGFKVWNTRYAKIGVGICWDQWFPEAARSMALQGAEILFYPTAIGSEPHDKTISSRDHWQRVQQGHAGANLMPLIASNRIGNEEQDGYDITFYGSSFIANQFGEKVQELNETEEGILVHTFDLDQLEHIRSAWGSFRDRRPNLYSALKTLDGTLES